A region from the Helicoverpa armigera isolate CAAS_96S chromosome 6, ASM3070526v1, whole genome shotgun sequence genome encodes:
- the LOC110381768 gene encoding serine/arginine-rich splicing factor 4 isoform X2, giving the protein MEGYGYPYPPPFPPMRPPEGEYPDHGDGFGEYYGLGSLTEDRERGRSRSKQRKRKSRDSKRSRSLNVRTKSRSRSNSRSRTRSKSRSRSRSRSRSRTRTRSRSRSRTRTRSRSRSRSRTHSGTRTRELNYKEPGFLDAFRVLYLSPSKHKKNPSKYLATKKRQDRIQEILKSDGLGSKRWLFYPRVKNRSEAAASTVTGTRDTVDQRVKVDADFFRKYKRSKKVDSDAPIAKLKRWELIFYKKLGFIQAA; this is encoded by the exons atggaaggctatgggtACCCATACCCCCCGCCGTTCCCGCCTATGCGACCCCCGGAGGGGGAATACCCTGATCATGGAGATGGTTTTGGCGAGTATTATGGACTCGGCAGTTTGACTGAGGATCGGGAAAGAGGAAG GAGTAGATCAAAACAACGAAAGCGCAAAAGCAGAGATTCAAAACGTTCTCGAAGTCTCAATGTACGGACGAAATCGCGGTCGAGGTCAAACTCGCGTTCTAGGACGCGATCGAAGTCGCGGTCCAGATCCAGGTCCAGATCCAGATCGCGGACCAGAACACGGTCCCGATCTCGATCCCGTACAAGAACTAGAAGTCGAAGTCGAAGCCGAAGTCGCACGCACTCTGGAACAAGGACACGAGAACTGAACTATAAGGAACCTGGGTTTCTGGATGCTTTCAGAGTTTTGTATCTTTCTC CAAGCAAACACAAGAAGAACCCATCCAAATACTTGGCAACGAAAAAGCGACAGGACCGCATACAGGAGATCCTCAAGAGTGACGGTTTGGGGTCGAAAAGGTGGCTGTTCTACCCCCGGGTCAAAAATAGAAGCGAGGCCGCTGCTAGCACGGTAACTGGGACCAGGGATACTGTGGATCAGAGAGTCAAG GTCGATGCGGATTTCTTCAGGAAATACAAGAGGAGCAAGAAGGTTGACAGCGATGCGCCCATAGCGAAGCTGAAGCGATGGGAGCTGATATTCTATAAGAAGCTGGGCTTTATACAGGCCGCGTGA
- the LOC110381768 gene encoding serine/arginine-rich splicing factor 4 isoform X1 has protein sequence MEGYGYPYPPPFPPMRPPEGEYPDHGDGFGEYYGLGSLTEDRERGRRSRSKQRKRKSRDSKRSRSLNVRTKSRSRSNSRSRTRSKSRSRSRSRSRSRTRTRSRSRSRTRTRSRSRSRSRTHSGTRTRELNYKEPGFLDAFRVLYLSPSKHKKNPSKYLATKKRQDRIQEILKSDGLGSKRWLFYPRVKNRSEAAASTVTGTRDTVDQRVKVDADFFRKYKRSKKVDSDAPIAKLKRWELIFYKKLGFIQAA, from the exons atggaaggctatgggtACCCATACCCCCCGCCGTTCCCGCCTATGCGACCCCCGGAGGGGGAATACCCTGATCATGGAGATGGTTTTGGCGAGTATTATGGACTCGGCAGTTTGACTGAGGATCGGGAAAGAGGAAG AAGGAGTAGATCAAAACAACGAAAGCGCAAAAGCAGAGATTCAAAACGTTCTCGAAGTCTCAATGTACGGACGAAATCGCGGTCGAGGTCAAACTCGCGTTCTAGGACGCGATCGAAGTCGCGGTCCAGATCCAGGTCCAGATCCAGATCGCGGACCAGAACACGGTCCCGATCTCGATCCCGTACAAGAACTAGAAGTCGAAGTCGAAGCCGAAGTCGCACGCACTCTGGAACAAGGACACGAGAACTGAACTATAAGGAACCTGGGTTTCTGGATGCTTTCAGAGTTTTGTATCTTTCTC CAAGCAAACACAAGAAGAACCCATCCAAATACTTGGCAACGAAAAAGCGACAGGACCGCATACAGGAGATCCTCAAGAGTGACGGTTTGGGGTCGAAAAGGTGGCTGTTCTACCCCCGGGTCAAAAATAGAAGCGAGGCCGCTGCTAGCACGGTAACTGGGACCAGGGATACTGTGGATCAGAGAGTCAAG GTCGATGCGGATTTCTTCAGGAAATACAAGAGGAGCAAGAAGGTTGACAGCGATGCGCCCATAGCGAAGCTGAAGCGATGGGAGCTGATATTCTATAAGAAGCTGGGCTTTATACAGGCCGCGTGA